The following are encoded in a window of Clostridia bacterium genomic DNA:
- the rnc gene encoding ribonuclease III, which produces MNNSLTALQTILGYNFSNVDLLIKALTHSSYANQHNLTSNERMEFLGDAVLQIIVSKYIYDHSKQDEGELSKIRSSIVSAETLSAVARSLKLQEYLYLGDSQLMLRDTLHLKIYANLYESILCGIYLDGGYINAQQFVLNTLSNQLDQSISGNFYSNPKTMLQEYCQKNKISIKYKQAFKRGPDHNPEFCYELYLDGVLVSSGLGGSKLIAQTVSASNALEIISKKEQK; this is translated from the coding sequence ATGAACAATAGTTTAACGGCTTTACAAACAATATTAGGTTACAATTTTTCTAACGTTGACCTTTTAATCAAGGCGTTGACGCATTCGTCCTACGCAAATCAACATAATTTAACAAGCAACGAGCGTATGGAATTTTTAGGCGACGCAGTGCTTCAAATAATTGTATCTAAGTATATTTATGACCATTCTAAGCAAGACGAAGGCGAGTTGTCAAAAATTCGTTCTTCTATTGTTTCTGCCGAAACTTTGTCCGCCGTTGCAAGGTCGCTAAAATTACAAGAATATTTGTATTTAGGCGACAGCCAACTTATGCTTAGAGATACGTTACATTTAAAAATTTACGCAAATTTATACGAATCAATACTTTGTGGAATTTATCTTGACGGAGGCTATATTAACGCTCAACAATTTGTATTAAATACATTGTCTAATCAACTCGACCAAAGCATAAGCGGTAATTTTTATAGCAACCCCAAGACAATGTTACAAGAATATTGTCAAAAAAATAAAATATCAATCAAATATAAACAAGCGTTTAAGCGTGGACCCGACCACAACCCCGAATTTTGTTACGAACTTTATCTAGACGGAGTTTTAGTTTCTAGCGGTCTAGGCGGTTCGAAATTAATAGCCCAAACTGTTTCGGCAAGCAATGCCCTAGAAATTATCAGCAAAAAGGAGCAAAAGTGA